From one Gossypium hirsutum isolate 1008001.06 chromosome D08, Gossypium_hirsutum_v2.1, whole genome shotgun sequence genomic stretch:
- the LOC107897926 gene encoding uncharacterized protein — protein MFCFRSNPYALFFLFFFSLFLFGHETGSQALNVQTLNISGYCRSFVFGEREQSEVLAWRKTERRNLAEGSEGDNNSSLILAEKRTYRRDPLNDFHKYTGGWNISNEHYWASVGFTAAPFFVIAAVWFVIFALCLFIICIRHCCCQLNSYGYSRTAYALSLIFLILFTIAAIAGCVVLYTGQGKFHGSTTDTLDYAVSKADLTAENLRNVSDYLSAAKKISVDSAILPLDVQKSIDDIDRKINSSASTLSHQTADNKEKIQHGLDRMRLALIILAAVMLFLAFLGFLFSILGLQCLVYTLVILGWILVTGTFILCGVFHLLHNVAGDACVAMDQWVQNPTAHTALDDILPCVDNATAQETLSRSKNVTHQLVNVVNGVINNVFNRNFPPALAPLYFNQSGPLVPVLCNPFHSNLTNRDCAFGEVTLHNATEVWKKYICEVSGSGVCSTPGRLTLQFYTQMSAAVNVSYGLYRYGPFLVNLQDCTFVRDAFTDISHDYCPDLRHYSQWIYIGLVIVSAAVMLSLIFWVIYARERRHRVYTKQYDGRSEGQYKGR, from the exons atgttTTGTTTCAGATCAAACCCTTATgcattgttttttcttttctttttttctttgtttctttttggaCATGAAACAGGTTCTCAAGCTTTAAATGTCCAGACTTTGAATATTTCAG gGTATTGTAGAAGTTTTGTGTTTGGGGAGAGAGAGCAGAGTGAAGTGTTAGCATGGAGGAAGACAGAAAGGAGGAACCTTGCAGAGGGAAGTGAAGGAGACAACAACTCGTCTTTGATTTTGGCTGAAAAAAGGACTTACAGGAGAGACCCTCTTAATGACTTTCACAAGTACACTGGTGGCTGGAATATCAGCAATGAACACTACTGGGCT TCTGTGGGTTTTACGGCGGCTCCTTTCTTTGTCATTGCTGCAGTCTGGTTTGTGATATTCGCACTATGCTTGTTCATCATATGCATCCGTCATTGCTGCTGTCAACTAAATTCTTATGGCTACTCTCGGACAGCTTATGCGCTATCCCTTATTTTCCTCATACTCTTCACGATTGCTGCAAT TGCCGGGTGTGTCGTGCTGTACACTGGTCAGGGAAAATTTCATGGCAGTACAACAGACACACTGGATTATGCGGTTAGTAAGGCAGATCTCACTGCTGAAAACCTCAGGAATGTGTCAGATTATCTTTCTGCAGCTAAGAAAATTAGCGTGGATTCAGCTATTTTGCCATTAGATGTCCAAAAAAGCATTGATGATATCGATAGGAAGATAAACTCTTCGGCTTCAACTCTTTCTCATCAAACGGCtgataataaagaaaaaattcaACATGGCTTAGACAGAAT GAGATTGGCTCTCATCATTCTTGCTGCTGTGATGCTCTTTTTGGCATTTCTCGGATTCT TATTCTCCATTCTTGGATTGCAGTGCCTGGTTTACAC GCTAGTCATCCTTGGCTGGATTCTTGTTACTGGTACATTTATTTTATGCGGAGTATTTCACCTCCTCCACAA TGTTGCTGGAGATGCATGTGTTGCCATGGATCAATGGGTCCAGAATCCCACTGCCCATACCGCATTGGATGACATTCTTCCCTGTGTGGACAATGCAACAGCCCAAGAGACCTTGTCACGATCCAAGAATGTCACTCATCAACTTGTAAATGTCGTGAATGGTGTCATCAATAATGTTTTCAACCGAAATTTCCCACCAGCATTGGCACCattatattttaatcaatctGGTCCATTGGTGCCAGTTCTCTGCAATCCATTTCATTCGAATCTTACAAACAGAGACTGTGCATTTGGTGAAGTTACTTTGCATAATGCCACAGAG GTTTGGAAGAAGTATATATGTGAGGTTTCGGGCTCTGGAGTATGTTCTACACCTGGGCGGTTAACCCTTCAATTTTACACTCAGATGTCGGCAGCAGTGAATGTGAGTTATGGTTTGTATCGCTATGGTCCGTTCTTGGTTAACTTGCAAGACTGCACATTTGTACGGGATGCGTTCACGGATATCAGTCATGATTATTGTCCCGATCTGCGGCACTATAGTCAATGGATCTACATCGGATTAGTAATTGTATCGGCTGCTGTGATGCTGTCATTGATCTTCTGGGTAATCTATGCAAGAGAGAGAAGGCACCGTGTGTACACTAAGCAGTATGATGGTAGATCCGAAGGCCAATACAAAGGTCGATAA